The sequence below is a genomic window from Stigmatopora nigra isolate UIUO_SnigA chromosome 16, RoL_Snig_1.1, whole genome shotgun sequence.
CCAGCTCTGGAAATAGTTTTCAAAGTTGGTCCAAGAAGCTGAAAACATTTAATAGTTCATCACTTCTTGATTCCCTGTggttttgataaaaaatgacatttctcaTCAAAATGAGATAGGAAAATGAATGCAGCATTCAAGGAGGGCAGATATAAGACAACCTTCACAACAGAGGTAAGGGCAACAGGAATAGCCATTGAGCTACACGGGCCCATATCTACTGTCTGATGAATTATGTCAAAGCTTGAAACAACTGGAACAAAGGTAAACAGCCTACTCGAGATGAAGACACGTTTATTTAGCCACCACACACTGATGGGAATGGCAAGAGAAATAAGTTCTCAAAGCTCATTGACAAAAGTGCTACACACAGTGGCATCATATTTGGTTCAAAAGTTTAGTCAAATTACAAGTCttgactactactatttttCTTTGAGTCAAACACCCCCTGCCAGAATCATTAACTTCAATTAAGGCATTGTTTTCAACTATGAAGAGGCAAACAgttatatatgatatattttgTTAATTCTACGAGTTTAATAGTTATGATTTATGATGGGGTGGGGAGCATTCTTTGAAACGTGTGGTAGTGGAACTTTAAGGTTGGACTATGTCAAACCCCTCCATTTTGACAGGTTCCAATTGTCTTCCCTCTGCCCCACATTTTGGGCAGTTGATGCAATTACTTGCAATACTATGACTTTTAATACAGTAGTAGCAAAAAACATGTTGACAGCCAACTGTGTGAGGCAAGGTGGGCCAATCACCACAGAGCATGCACAGCCTCCATGCCCCCTTGCTATCCTGTGCAATGTCCACTTTACTACTGTCCCACCCAAACACAGTTGAATATATGGAAGCCTTCAACTTCCCTGTGTTAATAAGTGGCAAAAGGAAAATGAGAAACTCTGCAAAACCGTGCCAGAGTAACTCACGATTCATGTACTGATATGTAATGTCCCTGGTCACATTTAGTTTGCTATAAACTGCTTTGGCTCCAACGATCCTTTCGGCCAGAATTGGGTGATGACCTTTTCTGAGAAACACAAGAAAGTTGACGAGGCTTGTGAGACGGGAAACACCAGAAATTATAGACATAAGTTTACACAGGGTCTTTTGGAATGCTTCAGAAACTGGGGCACCTGACGTTAAACCAATTTGGATGTTGTGGGATCGCTCTTGAATCCAACGAGGACCTACTCTTAGTAGAACTAGAGACAACTTCTGTCTGTAGGACAAAGGCTCGTAGCGGTTAAATGAGGACAAGGTGTTGCCGTAGCGTAGGCTCAGCAAAGACTGGCCAACTGTGGTACTATCAGAATACAGAGTGAACCTCCACAGGAGCAGTTGGAGCAAAGCCTTCAGTTCAGGCTCCACAGGGGTGAGAAGCCCTGGCCGAAAATTCTGGAAGCAATGGGAGAACTGAGTCCATAACAACTGCTCCAGAGCTGAGTCAAGCTCGAGAGCATCAAGCTGGCTGATACGCAAGACTGGAATCACTGGGTCTAATGCGGTTTCTCTGAGAGATCCTCCTCCTTGGATGCTCTCCTCTTCTGTTCCTGGTAtaacacaaaacacaaaatattgttGTCTTTATTTCATAAGttaatacttaatataaaatatgaagtgTCTAGTCCTGGGGTCGGCAACCCAAAATGTTGACAGAGTTATAGTGGAAAATTTAACAACTTCTTGCTATGAAGCGAACATTTAGGCAATCCTTCCGCATTGGCAATGAATGCAAACGATTTGgtccaaaaatgtaaaatcttCTGCTTTCCTAATAATTACCGTAAGCACCAGAGTCAGGTATGAGCAGGATGGAGCCCTTAAGGTGAAGGGCATCTTGTGTGGAGGGCTATTTTCTCCTCATACATACAGAGAGAAATCGCTTTTCACATATAAAACCCATCCTTAATGCAACTTTTGAGATTTGCCACCCAAGGGGAACAGGGAGGGTTGGTCTTGGTCTTCCTCCagtgtataaacacacacaatccACGTAACACACATAGAGAAGCTCTAGGCGCATGGTGCCTGCACCCTCTGGAGATAGGAGTGTGTATACAAATCACATCACGAGGGATTAGGCTAACGGCACAGTCTCTAGTACACCGTAAACATCTGCCAAATGTGGAACAATCTTCCTCTCCCCGGAGTCAACTCCATAATGGATGGCACCATTGTGACGTCTAGGCTATTTTATGCCACAAACAGCTCTCAGTTCCCCAGTTTCATCTGGCCTTTCCTCAACTGAAATGCTTTGGAAGTGGGCAACTAACTAACACAAGGAGAGACAGAGCAATAGAGTGACAGAGTAAGCAAGAGTGAGATCCTTTTTCGACAGTGGCTTTTGTGTCTCACTGAACAGGATTTGTCATGAGGCTTTTGAAATTGCAGTAGAGTAAATATGGCAGTTATGACATAAAAAGAGGAAGATGATGGTCATTTTCTAAGGCTCAGAGGTGGGGAGacgaaaaaaatatctaaatgtaATGCGTGGTAAAGGCTGGCTCCCGTCGCCGTATTCATAATGTTTCAATGGATGGAAGATTTGCTTGCCAAGAAAGTTAGAATAAGCATATCAATGCGGGAAAAAACTGTGAATTTGTGTTAAAGTAAGCAGGTGTGAAAAATTCATTCAGTTGAAGTTGAGAAGCTGCCATGTTTAGTGACTGCGTCTGTAACGGAAGAGgggttaggattttttttaaaagtagccTCAACGGAGGTAATAACCAACAAGCAGCCTCTATTTGTTGAACTTAATTTTAAAGGTGTTTTCAtccggaaaaaaataaatcatacataacatacgctagcaaaACATACACAAGTATAACATACAGTAGCATAACATACGGTAGCAGAGTGTCATGCCAGCGCCTCTTATCTATGGgcaaaaaacagaaagtccgtCCTATTGGTATGAAAATATGGCACATGGAGATTATATGCCATAACTGAGTGCCGACTGTTTACTGTAAGAATGTCAAGAGTAGAAGTCTTGATCTATGTGGATTGCTAATACAGCACTGAGTTAATCTATCAATCCTCaactacacacaaacacatatagAGGAGCAACCAATATACCCATCCCCACCCCCACTagaaaacacacagacacacacctaTAGACAGCCAGGTTCTGAAAATCCCCTGCACAGTAGCACTCCCAGGAGGAGTAACCTCAGACGGGTCCAATATCGTTTTCAAAGCGTTTTATTGAACAGTTTACAAGTTATGAATGAATATGTTTTATTTGGGGAAACACTGTATTGACAGCCAGCTATCAATAGTAATGTGACTATTGTCAAGGGTCTGTCAATATTAATGTAATTATGATGTATTGGGATCCGAGGGATAGCGCAGAGTTGGAGGCCCGAGTTACATCTCCGCCCCACTGCCATATCAATAGCTGGGATTGCTATTGACAGTTTCCTTTCAGACTAGCAGGACTTGGCAGATACATAACGAGGAGACGTCTCAGTCAATGCTAGAGTGCCTATAAAAATTAAGCATTTGAATTTATAGGGCTTATACTGTGGCCAGAGAGAAATCCATTGTTGTTGTGTAATAGTCAAAAGTCACTCACTGTGTAGGAGTGTAGTAATTTGTATACTCAAATCACACTGAGTTAGTTCTGTGCAAAAATTGGAAGCTTGCTACCACGAAATGCACGTCTACATGTGGCCTATTTACATGACGTTTGTCTTGTTTGTATGCCAAACAACCAATCAATCCAGGCACACAACACCTTCCTTTGCAGGTGACAAGGTTAAGTGAAAATGTTCAGGGATTGTTAAACAGgacagaaaaacaaatcataGGTCTTTCTTCCATAGCAGGGATGTGATAAAGCCTTTTAAAGTCCATTTAGATTATTTTGATTCAGGTCAGATAAGAGTTGTTTCTCCCCGTGTACATGCTGTTCAAACAAAAGATGAGCCTTAAGACTCAAGGCTGAATGGCACATCTTACTGAAAACAACGACAATATCCAATCTAGCAGAGAACACAGAGCAACATTGCTGCAAGCTAAATGAGGCAAGGCAGAGTCCAGGCAATAATAGCACACAGAAGCCTCACAGCTTCCACAATGAACTAACGAGTCTACTTATGAGAAAAATGGAATAACAAAATGACCGATTAAAACTGTGTTTCCCCAACATTTTTGAGTCGCCGCacacttttcatttaaaaaatctcaaggcacaccaccgTCTGAAAATgttctaattaaaaaaagtcccctatatttataatagaaaTTCATTTTATCAAATTTTATCAACGGAATAAAAGAAAGACACAGACAATTAtttcaatatcatttttttcaaaacgaCCTTTTATCGCTGAAAGTTGATGCCAGTGAACCCGAATAACCTCTGGTTCCCGTTGCATTAAAAATTAAGTAAAAGATGACCCACcgtcttgtaatattacaatttgagTCTTGTAATAATACAATATGGACTTATTGTTCATCATCGTCCAATGTTAATATTACCATTttttctctgaatattacaatgtatgacttgtTGGCAGctaatttcccacggcacacctgaccattgctcaggGTTTGGGAAACTCGGAATTAAAGAGATGCATTTTTGCCAAGAAACCATGGCTCCTGCAGTTCTCGCATGGTAGCCAACTTCTGTTTCCAGACAAatacagaaaaacaaagaaaactggGGGCAAAGATAGaatttaggaaatattaaagaaccagcaaataaataaaaagaccaCAGGTGTTGACCTTGAGACTGTCAGTCAGAATAAAGGGGAGGGAACATTCTTAAAGCATATCTGCCTTAGTGGCCAGGGACTACCTAATAGACAGAAGAAGACACGCTTTCGTCTTGACCTTGGCTTTTGGTTTCTAGGGAGGAAAGGAAGCTGTCAAGCAGAGAGGGTGGAAGGAAACTGTGGTATGCTAAAACCTTATGACACTGGACTAATACTGCAACAAATTCTGATAATTCTGTCCTACCATCACTTATTGGACAAGTGGGTTCATCACTATGATGGTTTTCTGGGACTACTACATACTGGGAATTCCACagttaaatgttttaatgtatgctacagtttaaaaaaatacatttcaaaactaCATTCCCAAAGCAGTATCAGCTATAATACTGTATTAATCCATagctatttattattattttttaatatgataTTGCCACATGCTGTCTGACTGGGCTCTAGTTTGAAGTAGAAAACTGACCAACCCAAATTGAAGAAACAGAGGAGCAAGCAAGAAAAAATGGTGCATTGATTATGGTTGTTTTATTGTCAAATATTGACTGCCAGTGCTGGTTTTTAATTTTCTAAACTCTATTTTTCTTACTGATGTACATTAATTCTTGTAAAAGCTTGAGTTACTCAAAGCTATGGCATTTTGACGAATTCTTCAGACCGTGGCATGCCTTAACCTGCCCTACTTCATTGCCCTTCTTTGGCCAAGAAGGCTTGAGATCTTAATGGCCAAGAGCCAGGAAAATCCTGATGAAGAAATCAAATTGGGATATACAAGTCCAAACTTTTAAAATAGTGATGTAATATGTCAGAGCAAATGCATTGCGCAAAACCTAAGATTACTCAGGGGGTAACCAGTCTAATTGTTATTAGTTGGTTTCAAGGAAAATGAATTCGTGCAAATCCACAGAGATGTCCTCTGGTCTTGTCTGTCCATTCACATAATAATGGTATGTCAAAACTCTATTTTACTTTTCAAGAGCCACTAGTGGCGCTATGATTGTGAATgcaaatggtcatttgtctctctgtgtgccctatggctgattGGCGACCCGCCTAGGGTGTCAGcttggttaggctccagcaacccccacaacccatTCGAGGATGTGCCATATAAAAGATGAATGTTTTATTCTGTAATCACCCAAGACTGCTTGGAACCATGGAGTAGGATCATGATTATTGTCTTCACAGCAGGAAAGTACACATTAGTTACAATAATCCCTTCATTACGCAAAAAGCATCTTATGTTTTACTATGTTTGgaagatatataaataaagagaaTTAATTGAGGGTTGAGAATTTGAACATTCATAAATGTGATAAGTACACGAGTTTGGgaaaaagtactaaaatgaaaatacattttttcattttctgaaccacttatcctcacatgggtcacgGGTTTGATGGAACCTAGCCCAGCTGACTTAAAGCCACAGGCGTTAGAAACCCTGAATCATTGGCAAGccggtactcaggtttcctccagcattccaaaagacatgcatggtagactctaaattgtccctgtgttttttgaatgattgtctgtttccttgtgccctgtgatcggctgaaaaccgattcagggtgtcccctgcctcaagCCCGGGGTaggttccagcaacccccgAAACCcttgagaataaagcggttcagaaaatgaatcaatgaaggAATTAATTTTAATATGGTGGTGTGTTTACTTATTAGAGGTTGCTGTTTTGCAATGCTGTCATATGCTCATGTTTGCTTATATGTACTCAACCCACATTATTATTTGTATGCAGGCTCATTGAAACTGCCAAAAAAAGTAGATAAGAATTTCCAAAGTATGGACGCATGCAGTGTGTCCGAGAAATCGATATTTCTTTAATTTTGTGAAATTTTGGAATTGTGGTTTATAGTTGGATGCACCCGACAGTCCAGAAATTTCTGTACTTGTATTGCAAAGTTTCACATATTGCACACATCTACTTCGCTATCAAATTATAACTTTGAACAGAAGCTAAGACCTCCAgctacacaaaaataaaaaaaataactaatttatttctaaaacaaCATAAACACAACACACACTACAAGACTAATTAGGTCTGTTGCTAGAATCTAACTGCAGTTAGTTACTGTACTATGCAGTACTAGTATATGCATTTACACTATCACTATCACAAATTGTATCACCTTGGCCTCACCTTTTGGCCCAGCTCCTTTTGCACCACGACGGACCGGTGCAGAGTCCGCATCACTGCAGACACTGCACCGATCCACCTGTCGACCTCTCGTTCCTGAATGAAAACAGTTAGATTTGTAAATGTAATAAAAGTGTTCTAAGTCATTGAACATTTACGTTAGACTATGTACAGAGCAGAGACACATGTTTGGATGTAGGTCGCACTCAGAGCTTTTCTCAAAATTACATTgtctgtattttaatttttgggcACACATCactcttcaaaaaaaacaaaaaaaaaaacaaatctgttcCATTTTTGATAATAAGGAAAGAGCATTATTAGATAATCACAGAAGGGATTTATCTATGTGAGGAAAGCAAATTCAAAGCCACTGAAAAAATAAAGCAGATATAACTGCGAAACAGATAAGAGAAGATGAGTGACTGTATGGATGAGAAAAATAAAGTGAATAgtcagagaaaaataaaacaaatccatTTAGACTGTAAACTGCGCGTTGGAGACTGGTCCATAGCATTTATTGTTGAGTACAATGATAATATCATGAGgtggtgctttttgtttttaacgtgCATCGCAATTTTGCAGGCAAACTATTATGacaataaatcaagttgatcTTTGAATAATCGACTTGACTCTACTGTGCCGTGGAGGAAAATGAAAGTTAGTATGGGTATACAAAGGTGGAGCACGCTgagtcaaatgaacaaaaaaatttcACAATTTGCGAGTGACAGTAGGATAATATTTACCCATATCGAAGTGTGAAAGGCACAATGTATTCGAAGTTCAGCTGTGTTGGTGACGGACTACACTATATTTCCGGGATGCAAACATAGAACCCGCCCTGGAATAGAAACGGAACAATGGCTTGTTGCCACGTCAAACACACGCGCCAACCCAGGAAAATGTAGCCAATCAAACCACAGTATGTAGTGCAGTAGTCTAGGTGTATTGACAGCCTTAATcgtaaaaaagtacaatttattGTCCCGTTTGTTGTGGTAACCACTCACAGAGACCATGTTAAAAACGAACAAAAGCTCAAAAGATCATTCGTTTGAAAGGCATTCTAACGATCATTGTGTCTTATTCCCATGCATTGGCAAGTGCTTCATCATTCAGCACTGCGAGCGCCGAGGTACTTAATTGCAAGGAAAACAAACTTTCcgcatttaaaaacatatataccgCTAACAACGCTTGATCTGGAAGAAGAAacctaaaactaaaaaaaagtgcacaaagCGTTAATGGAAAAAGGGAGGATGTCACACGGAGGTTGTATACACGGGCAATATTAAAGCAgcttttgaagggaaaaactaCTGCACGGGCAAGACTGTGATGCCGGGAATTGGAAGATACTGCGACCCTTGAGGTGTTTCTGCAGGTAAGAAGACCACATCACTGGAAAACTGGCACGATTCTCCTCTATTCAGAGGTTGAGTTagagttttaaatcaatacatttatttccaaatcacATCGATAGCAGTGCTCAATTTTAAGATGTATTTAAGtactacagttgtacctctacttacgaaattattGTTTCtggaacttttttcgtaacttgaaaagtAGCCcagtactttatatttaaattatctAGTTTGTTCCACGGGCCTCATAAAACTACcaataaaccctttaaaattggtcaacgTTTCCcagttttgtatgaaagatgtgagagaAAATTACTATATCAAAACCATAGggcacatttaaaagtaaaaaaatatatatt
It includes:
- the pex2 gene encoding peroxisome biogenesis factor 2 isoform X2; amino-acid sequence: MGTEEESIQGGGSLRETALDPVIPVLRISQLDALELDSALEQLLWTQFSHCFQNFRPGLLTPVEPELKALLQLLLWRFTLYSDSTTVGQSLLSLRYGNTLSSFNRYEPLSYRQKLSLVLLRVGPRWIQERSHNIQIGLTSGAPVSEAFQKTLCKLMSIISGVSRLTSLVNFLVFLRKGHHPILAERIVGAKAVYSKLNVTRDITYQYMNRELLWHGFAEFLIFLLPLINTGKLKASIYSTVFGWDSSKVDIAQDSKGAWRLCMLCGDWPTLPHTVGCQHVFCYYCIKSHSIASNCINCPKCGAEGRQLEPVKMEGFDIVQP
- the pex2 gene encoding peroxisome biogenesis factor 2 isoform X1 — encoded protein: MGTRGRQVDRCSVCSDADSAPVRRGAKGAGPKGTEEESIQGGGSLRETALDPVIPVLRISQLDALELDSALEQLLWTQFSHCFQNFRPGLLTPVEPELKALLQLLLWRFTLYSDSTTVGQSLLSLRYGNTLSSFNRYEPLSYRQKLSLVLLRVGPRWIQERSHNIQIGLTSGAPVSEAFQKTLCKLMSIISGVSRLTSLVNFLVFLRKGHHPILAERIVGAKAVYSKLNVTRDITYQYMNRELLWHGFAEFLIFLLPLINTGKLKASIYSTVFGWDSSKVDIAQDSKGAWRLCMLCGDWPTLPHTVGCQHVFCYYCIKSHSIASNCINCPKCGAEGRQLEPVKMEGFDIVQP